The following is a genomic window from Xiphophorus couchianus chromosome 5, X_couchianus-1.0, whole genome shotgun sequence.
TGGAGGAGGGGCCGGGAAAAGTTCTGCAGGGGCAGGTGGCCGTGGATGTGCGGGTATAAGTGGAGGGCAGGGTGTGCAGGGGGCGCCTTGCTGTCTGGAAAGAACTGGTGTCCGACAGTGGGAGGAGGCACGGCGTGGATCCGGCTGGGGGGCAGGCAGGCGGCGGGGCCCAGGGCCGAGGGGTTTGGGTCCTGGTTGCACACGTGGCACTCACAGGCATGCTGGACCTGTTCTACCTAAACATGGCATTCAATATTCACAAATAACATTTACAACTGCAAAgttatttccttgttttgttACATAATCAAAATATATCAGAtatttttgggggattttgCAAAACTGATGTTTGTTAGACAAATAATCCTCCTAAATAGTGTTTTCTGCACATGACACACATTACGACAGGACCATACAAAGAAAGCTCCTAAAGTGTTGCAATACCTGTTGATGGCTGTACGAGGGTGGAGGACTGGCCGTTTTTCCCAGGGAAAGTACTTCCTGCTTCCCCGGGGGCTCCCCACCTGCCTGAATATTAGCTTCCTCCTCATCGCCCTctgatgagctgctgctgctggtaaTCTGAGGAGACTGAGGAAATTGTAGAACAAACCAAATTAGGAAAAGTAGTCGACGGGAAAGCAGTGGAGTTCCCTACCTACCAGTAAGCCACTCTCAAATGAGAGTGGCTTTTCATCATCCAGAAACACAGCGGGGACGTTCACCACTGATCTCGGGTAGTTTTGCTGAGCAGAAAACTCACCCCTGGCTTCAGTGCTGCGTTGACGTCGTCCCCGTTGATGTTACGGTGAAGTCCGTTGACAGCGGCCGACACCACGCTGCTGTCCTCATAGCTGTTCATGGGGTAAATGTTCCTGAACTTACTGGACACTGGAGGcacttcatcatcatcactaatactacagagagagagaagagaagtCAGACTGAGGTTTAAttgttgtttaaatgtaaatgcataaataatacTGAATACTCCCTAATAGTATTCAGTATAGTGCAACACTTTATGAACAACACAAAGCATGAACTATTTCATCAAAGCtgcaataattttcatttcaaaatgacaaacaaagaaattagattttgtaGTTGTGTGGGGTAAGGTGACaaatggattttattgattaatcaaatttggTGTtaataggcctgtcgcgataaacgataaatcaattaatcgcacgataaattaaaactatcaatgtcattttaattatcggcattatcgtctcttctggcctttttctctttctgttaatgacactgaatgaatggtttccatgatgacaaggtatgagtttgaagaaatttctccgTCGTACCTGCTGCTaacatgtgcttgttctaaatgaaaattagcgctttcttctttgattttgaattttgacttccaatgattcactgcCTGCTAAAGAATCCCATGgcagttgaagaaaaatccacagaaaagccacaCTGGGCTATAAGACGCATGGttcaaaatgtgggaaaaaaatagtGGCTTATAGTCCGTGAAATACGGTAAATTCCATACTTTTGACAGCTGTGTGGCAACAATGTTATCAGAAATGTAACTGGCTTGCTTACAAGGTGCTGACATCCCCGTCAGGTAAGATGAGCCTTGGATGCTGCTGAACTGTGATGGGAGAGCTGGAGTTTGAGCCAGAGGCCGAACTGCCTGAGGAGAGGCTGGGGGGGTGCACCTCTGACAGGTAGTCCCGATGTGGCTCCCCCTGTAGGGGCAGCTTGATGTGGAGGTCCTCGGCGATGGATGAGTCCATGATTCCACACGTTAGGATGTGGGAGAGGCTGCAGTCATCACATGTGCACCTGTTGGAGAAGCAGCGCCGTTGCTTTTGGCTAACTAAGACTTCAACAAAAAACTCCATTGCAAATAAAGATAATGGCATGTTAACAGCATTCCTCAGTTCCTAAGCCACTCTAAGGTCACAATAAAGCTGGAGATTCTGACACAAAACAGAGTTTGACTCTCTGATGAAACTCGAGCTTTTTCTTGTTAATGccaagcaaagaaaaacaaatgagggAGGAGTTTTAAGGAATATAAGGGTCAATATGGACTTAGTACTtaattgtgatattttgtggtactcgTGTAACAATAcaaagtattatttattttttgggtaACTATGGCTGTGACTGTATGATACAGCATTCATAGCACcaacacaaatattgttcttgaaaaatattcccatttGAAATAGGCTTCTTCAGGATGGCTCTTAAAGtgtgattacattttaaaatgtactgatatttattgatgctcttgtagaaaatagaagaaatataATTTCCGATAATACtattaagtgttttttattaacCATCAATGACAaattgtgacaacaataaataaaagttcttATGAAAAGTTTTTTATGATGAATGAGATATTTTGACCTATATTGCCTAATACTCCTGTAGTAGCCTAATGATGCTACTACAGTTTTATTGTTCTATATATCGATATCAGTTTGAATAGCTCAAAATTTTActtcttattatttattattgcagTCCCAACTCTATAAAATGTAGTTGCTGGACTCCATCCAACAGAATGgacagattctttaaaaaagcTATTGAATCTATGTTTCCAGACTTTACAAACCATAGAATGTAGAAATGAAGATGGATTCAGGTATTTTGACCTATATTGTACAACAGACAGTAGATGATGGAAACCTACCGTCTTCTATAGTTACAGTTTGGACAATCTGGAACACTAAGACGAGATGAGAGCATCCTCATAGTGTCTGTGAAGTTGTTTTCTCCAGTGGAGGGTTTTTTACTGTTGGGAtgctaaaatgacaaaaaatatattcataattgCACTAAAATGTAGGTTTACCTCCAACATGACAGGCTCAAACATGGATAACCTACTTGTTCTTCAATGAACCTCCTCTGCTTGAAGAACTCCCAGTCCTCCTTTAGCATTCgctgttttgtctttaaagtctTGATGGAATCAGAAATGAAATCAACAACAACAGTTTAGGATTAATAAAGATGGACGAAAAAATCTTGTCAGTGAAttttaaacttacatttttgctAATCAAGGACTTGTGTGGTTCTGTTTTTTGGTTGGTCAGACTCTGGCCTTCCACCTTAAAAAGTAACTacaaacaaaagacacaaacactCAGAATCCCCCTTAGCCACAGTCGTTGAAGCCAATCTTGTGGCTGATCTGTTGGGTGACTACCTGCTCATCGACATAATCATCAATCCTCTTCTCACACTCCTGCCACTCAGCAGCCACAGAAGCCAACTCCTGTTGCAGCTCCTGGTATCTTTCCAACAGCGTCCGATACATGTCTTCATTATACGAGTCATGAGAGGCTGTACcatgtctggaaaaaaacaaagtttgacatAAAACGGCATTTAGTAGCATATCAAAGACGTTGcatatttgaaaagaaactgGTCATTCTCATTATAGTCAGAGTCACTGTGTGTattttcagacagaaacaatATCTTACTTCAGCTGTGCAATAAGTGCTGGTAAACAGTTTTGCAGGATCGGTTCAGAGAACACCAGGTTCTCAAAAAGGTGCTTGTTGTGCAGCTCCCACGTCACCTGAAACTTCTGCAGGTGCTCATTCTCCTGGAACCAAAAGGAGAGGAACAAAGTGTGAGGAGGGAGAAGAGCCGTCAGCAGCCGGCACTGTGAGCAGCCGGAGGAAAACTAACCAGAGTGAGGAGGAAGCTGCTGATGGTGCGTGCAGCCTGACACAGAGCGTTGtactcctccagcagcagagagaCGAACTGGTGGGCCTGAGGAGGACCCTGAGCTGCAgccacagcgccccctggagGCCCTGCAGGCTTGGAGCCTCCAGAGAGGCGCTTCAGAAGGCGCACCTTCATTTCTAAGACGTATTCTCGGGCCTGCTGCTCCAACCGTTGGTAGAGCTGATATGGATCTTTCACACAgagcctgcagcagcagaacattaaaaatgcttAGAAATTAATaacatgttggatttttttttaaattctaatctAACTTTTCCTAAAAGGTCatcaaataaaaagtgaataaagttACACTCAAAATGATTTGTGACTCTGGCAGAtataaatttaaagtaatttgatcaagaggaagaaatgtttagtttgagaTGTTCAGAAGATGTTCATATCTTAAAATGTTTGCTCTTTTAATTTAGacgttattttatttcatttatttttgaaataccaCAGAGTTCATAGGAACTCTTTCAACAATTTCTGGTCATTCAGATCCAAATAAAGAATTTCATGTTTAATAGATATATAATTATTCTTTTCCAAGTATATAATGCCTTTAATTGTCAGTGATTTTAAAGAGTAGCAAACCTGTAAATctatgatgtttaaaaaatgtaatgggGTCAAAAACTTGGATGCACCCAAGAAATAAAGTTAGACGCACCAGTGCATCCAGCGCAAAAGGGTCTCATAGAGTAGAGATTTCAATCTACTTAAATTTTTTGAAAGTTgtattttgaataattctttgattcttttttttttttattattattaagaaaaaGCCAGGCGGCTAAGCTAACTCAACACTGGCAATTTAAGGTACAGAATTTTAGGCACAAACCTTctgctgtttaaatataaagtGATGGAGTTTGATACAGTACGGAACCTTATcgaattgttttaaataaatgtcctaTTTGTTTATACTGACTTTTTCTCTTATCAGTCACATCATTTAAACAGACTCTCGGCCGTTTGGATAGAAAAATtggtttctgaattaaaaatggttttctgactgaaaatcatttctgATTCAAATCATGACTAGAAAACGGAGTTGAATGTAAATCAAGCACTGAATCTCTAGTTTAGAACCCTGTAATACATTGAGAAGCTTCCACTGTTCAACAAAGGCTTTTACAACTCCAGAGAGACCTCTAGTGGACAAACACAGACGCTGTTCTTGTGCTACCTGTCCACCAGCTCCTTCATGCCTTCCTTATCCCTCTCCAGGGGCTGGTCCTGGTCATCTGCTAGTGGGGTTCCCGTCTGCCGGTAGATGCAGCGCACCAGGTAGCGAACCTCGGACCAGtggttctgcagctgctgcgaCTCCCGCTCCGACTCAGCAGAGATCTCCCTGTCATTTGAACAGGCTCAGGTAAAGACCCATGACTGGGCTCGCTGTATGGAGAACTCGTTGGCCTCTGCCCGCTCGGTGTGAACGTACCGTCTCTCGTTGCAGGTTTCACAGCTGCACACGGTGTCAGGAGGCATTGGAGCAGCGAGGTCCGGCGCAGGGAGCATGGGTAGTGTAGGCGCAGCAGTGCTGAACCTGTCTGCTGTGGCTGCAGTCTGAGCCAGGGTTCCATTACTCACAGGCATGTGCAGCAGAAAGTCCTGACTCTGTCGGACATAAGTTCACATCACAAGAAGctgttaaatgtaattttttgtaagtttgttaGGAAGAATTGCATTTAAACCCATTTTTTAAGAGAAGCTAAATCCATATTAGTTTGTTTTCCACTAGCAGACAGTCCTCTACTCCTGATTAAAGGGCTGATTCAATGTTGATCATCATTGCTGTTGATCATTCTAGatttttttacagcagcagctgcaaatGAAGACAGCTGCATCATTTTTCCTGTTCTGCCTGAGAACCAGACTTAAGAATGTTTAACAGCTGTGCAAGTCAAGCTGAACATAAACCAGCGTGCAGCAGTATTTTCTCCTTACACTTTTCTCCTAATTTTGTAGTTTGTAATCTCCTGGACTAATCATCAATGCAGTCAGACAGAgaaagacaaatttatttttcatctgatCTTTAAATCCTTTAGACTGAGGCATGCTGTGTTGCATTTCAACCAACCATGGATTCTAATACCTTTTCAAATAGGGTTGGTTTGGTTTCGTTTACTTTTTCTcttcaataaatgaaattatttttaaaataagtctgTATTTACTCAAgtctttgacataaaaaaaatatttgatgatttgaagGAATATAAGGAAGAGAAACACTTATATAACCATGTGGATTACTTTGGAAGACTTAACAATTCAGCTGTCCTTAAAGTGTACTCACCCCTAACGACTGCTCCAGAGTCGTACGTCTGTCTTCCTTCTCCACCGTGCGTCTGCAGTCGGAGCAGACCCACAGAGGCAGCTGGAGGGCACTGGGGGCCATGGCTGGCTGTGCCATGCCGTTCTGACCAGAGATGCCGGCCTCCGAAGGCACAACGCTGTCTTTACGCTCACATCGGCACAGGAGGCAGCGATCTCCAGCCGTATACGGCGCCCGCTGGTTAAGGCCGAATGTGAACGGTGTCTGAAGGGGGCCCACATGTGAAGGAGAGACCAAAACaggtgaaaagaaaatacagactcATTTTGAATTAACGACTATTTGGTCAACGTCTTATGAACAGGTATGGGTTGAAGAccattttggtcttttttttttttatttctatttacacaccacaataataataaaaaaggtacACATGGTATACAGTATTCCAGAATAACTTCATCCATGTCCTGACCAGATATCCTCTGTAacatactttattttattgcattttgagTGCAAAAATACTGCcctatcaaataaaaacatgaaaaaaaaaacactatttatcaaaaggaaaaagaaaaaatgctcaaTGAAGAGTTTATGAAATTGATAAGTAAATAGGTAGTAAATATGAATTAAAGGGTAAAATGAAGCATACCAATATTACAAACAtataaaagattattttgtaatttatatattttttagctaGTCAGCAGAAACCCTTACAACTAGCTTCACCAGTGTCTCATTCTTACAGCTCAAAATCATGCAAGTGTGGCCAAACGGGTCAAGTTCAAATTTAAACCGATCATATACAAACATGTCATACTGTATGTAGAGGTGggtgatattttgtggtactgcAGTGATTATgacaaaagtgacaatatgaACTATTCATTCCTTGATTTTTAGGCACAACAATCATatcctcacaaacacacactgctcaTCTGTAAAACGCTTCTTTaagacaccagtcacataaagaagtgtgactTACATCACACAGCTGTATCTAATGCCTTATTGTTgacctctgtcactttaagaacctcctaccCTTTCCGATACTCAGTCTTCAGTACGTCATCACAAAAATGCTTCTCCATGATGCCGTTTACGACTGTTCGTAGGGACGTTGTACtaagaagtagtttgtatgataaaTTCAGCAGACCAGCAGTTCTACCAggagtttgctaattgctgccacTAATCCGAAGGAGCTGTGTGGAGGAAGCGAAGGAAAGAGGGGCTCTGTGGGGAGGGAGCTCGGCtggactgcagctccaaggcgGAGCTTTGGGTAAACAGGAGGAAGTTTGTATGAACAAGTGATTAGGCCCCTCTGAATGGCTTTAACAGGAGACTCAATAATTCCTCAAACACATATGAATGTGTCacagcaacactccaggtatgaaTTTAATGAAGGAATGACACAACACGACATAGAGATTTCCTCTAATCCTTATTAACAGCAGGTGTGCAGCACATAGAGAGGACTAACGCAGCACATGAGCAAACAGATATGCAGAGTTAATCACAGTAATCACTGCAAGTTGCTTAACATCATTTGATTAGTAACAGTGGTATATTTACTTAATATTAAGTGATGAAATTTTACCTGAAGAACTCCGGAGAACTCTGCGTTCACCGGTCCTTCTGCAAACTGAGGAGTAACGCTGCTGTTCACTTTGACCTAAAGTTAAACAAGCAGACATCATTTACAACTTAGCACTTTTCTAATAACATACAGGGAATTGTGTACAAGTAGAGAAGATTAGATTGATTTGGAGGTTGGCACTGATCGCTTGACTTTAGATGTGTTGTTGTTTAGCCATGTTAGGCTATATATTGTTGCAATTGTATTGCAACAATATAATTACTGTATGCTAAAATTATTATAAGATTTCAGACTCCTCTACAAAATATTACCCAAATGactataaaaatatacatgtatttACAAACTGAAACAGAGAACATCCAGCAGTATAGTTTAGGCCTTTTTACAAATATTCCTTGTAGCTGATTAATAATCATCTAGCAAATCACCAGATTAACTCATCAATATAAATCAAGTCCCGTTCACTGACATTTGCATCAAGAAATCAAATGTAACTAATAATTACAGAACAAAACACTGTTATATTTGGATAtcataattaaaaatgcaacCTCATGacaataaacacaaagagaaacgttcatttttattttctgttttttttgttgttgtttttttaaataacacttGACAAATGTGGAGAGCTAAAGTGCTTCTTTAAGCTGAACACACCATGCTTTCAGCTGGCTCTACTCCAACTCAGGCTGCTGAGGAGCTTCAAGCTGTCTTTCAGCTCATCAATATAAGGCTTCAAATTGGTTCTACAAGTTAATAAAAccacaacaatattttttctcccACAAATCATCCCCATTTCTTACATAATTTTGGTTGAACCTCTGGGCAGACCTTATCAAAAGAGTACCATTCAATAAGGCTgaataaaagcttttctttcatttgcatATCGAGCTTTTAGTAAAAATGCCAAAGGCTGGTCTGCACTTTTATTCGCGGAATGGCCAGTACAAAGTAGCactatatatacacacatatatatatataatttatcaAATCGCTGTCGCATATTGACTTTCTCattatataaataacatttctgctaGCAATAATaagaatcaacaacaacaataatactAAACattgaaaatgcagaaaatcttGCATGGTACTGGTTTTATTCTCAGAGGAATCATTTCAGTATCCAGTAATATTTTTGAACATATTATCAAcacctctaaataaaaccatGACAATGCTGATAAATGTGATAAATCTGTGCTGAATAACCATGGAACCAACATTCTTATATCCcaatatgttttaatatgtataaaatattaaaacatattggTCATAGCCTCTACCTGTGTGGAAGAGTTGTCAGCTCTTTTTAAGTCTTCTGTGACTACAGCTGCCGTTGTAAAGGGTGGAGTTTGCACCTACATGATGTTGACTcagacttgttttattttgtttatccaTTTTAATGTTAATGTCCATCCTCCAGTCTGTACCGTTGTGACATCTTGGTGAgacattctttaaaaaagacattaatcTTGAGTGACTTCCCTTTCAAATAAAGgttaaattgattaaataaacaaaactttggTTACATTTATGACTTGGAGAACTACTAAAGCTAACAAAGTAACTTTTGAGCTGGCATCTATAAATTGGTCTGTTGCACAGCTCTTAGAAAACAGTGAGTCACATAAGATTTTCTTATTGTTTACCTGCGGTATACGACTCGTCTGTGCTTATTTAGAAATCTAGGGTTGGATTAGTAGCTATTCTGTTTCCTTAGGGACCAAGCCGAGTTTAAAGACAGACCTTTATACATGAcataaagctgtaaaacaaatcGAAAGCCGAAGGGAACCTGAGTTGTTAAtgatgttagcattagctagcATTCATGGCTAGCCGAAACCCAGCACATAGTAAGCCACCTGCGTTGAACCTAATGATACTCCCTAATAATCTTAGCTAATCTCTACCAACGCGGACTGTTTTGGCTCAAATGAAGATATTCTGACGTCCAGGTTGTTATTGATGGAGCCAGGATCTCTTAACTTTAGCCAGGGTAAGGAGTCAGTTTTCAGCCAACAAAGTTAGCATAATGTTTATGGGGATATGTcataagacaataaaacaagtgAAGATGTTAGACAACAAGGTTTAGAAATGAATACAGTTTGCCCAAACCTGAGGGGCATATTAACATATTAATTAAGCCAATTAATTACTAGCTACTCTGCATTTGTTACTTAGCTGGCAGCCTTCCTAAGGATTGGTTCTGGGCCCAAATCAGATGTGTCGTTGATAACACTGTTAGCTACTCTCTGCCGTTTTGACATTTATGGAGATACATTCTTACCTCTCCGTTCATGCCCGCGCTGGAGCCGATATTCCCGTTGCCTGTACTCCCAGATGTGAGGAAGCTGACGACTGAGGCAGGTGTTGCTGTTCCCGCACAGCCCAGGGCCGGTGGAGCCCCGGCCTTGCCACTGCTGCTGTTGCAGACAGCACTGCAGCTACTGCCACCGCCCCGCTTATTCTTCCTGCGTTTAGCCCCCCGTTTAGCATCGGTTGGACTCATTTTCTTCAACAGAAGAGGCAAGACAAGTTGCCGTCCGGACTTGGCTGCGTCTCGAGCGGAATGTCTGGGACAGTCACACGGTTATAAAGTCGGGAAAGCGATTAGGAGAGTCCCAAAACGACAGAACCCGAGTCCCAACAAAGTGCAAGCCGACTGCATAGATTCCAATATGGCCTCTAGCCGGATTGCTTCAACCAGACTCAGCTTGCGTCAAGACGCAACGTGCGTGACCCACCCAAACAGTTGTGGGAAATCGAGTTCATATTTACGAGAAGGAAGTCTGATATGAAAACTccaccataaaaacaaaacagcttaaGTAAGTTTCTCATGTTTTATGTATTGTTGAGggactatttttattttagaaaaaaattagtttACAGCCCAAAATCAtcatattttaagttttctaaacaaactgcaaacaaaaagcagcagtAATGTTTGACGTGTTCATTGATAAATTGAACAAATGTTATAAAAGAGGTATGTATGTATTTTGCAGGTAAAAAGGCGAGGATTTATTGCTGGTCATTCAAATTCATTAAACACAATTGTCAATGTTTTCTAATGTGAGTTGATGCTCGACATGATGATAGCAGCTCTGATTTGTGGAAGTCGTTACATTACATACAAGTgataaacatccatccatccatccattttctgttcacccttgtccctaatggggttgggagggttgctggtgcccatctccagctacgttccgggcaagaggcggggttcaccctggacaggtcgccagtctgtcgcagggcaacacagagacatacaggacaaacaaccatgcacacacacactcacacctagggagaatttagagaaaccaattgacctgacagtcatgtttttggactgtgggaggaagccggagtacccggagagaacccacgcatgcaaactccatgcagaaagaccccggccgggaatcgaacccaggaccttcttgctgcaaggcaacagtgctaccaactgcaccactgtgcagcccataaacatacatttaaataataaaatacccACATCACACAAGCAGAAGGATCcaactaaaatataaacaagaaaaatataaaaagtataaaCAAATGACAATGTTAGCTGCCTCAAACATGGAGAGTGTTCCAGCATTTCTTAGAGGATGTTGTTAACGCTTTCATCATTGTGCTATGGGGTTTGTTTTCTCTAGATGGCacatgacatgtttttttccacGGTAGGTAGGATTATGAACAATTCTAAACATCAGTCAATTTTAACCCAAAACCTTCAGGAAACCTGTATTATTTCCGATTCACGGTGAGTCCAAGAATAGATtcaaattaatcaatcaatgGTTTCACTAGAAGAAAGTTACAGCTCTGAAAAGAACAAACCAGAAGATTTGAAGAGGCATATTGAA
Proteins encoded in this region:
- the fam193a gene encoding protein FAM193A isoform X1, which gives rise to MSPTDAKRGAKRRKNKRGGGSSCSAVCNSSSGKAGAPPALGCAGTATPASVVSFLTSGSTGNGNIGSSAGMNGEVKVNSSVTPQFAEGPVNAEFSGVLQTPFTFGLNQRAPYTAGDRCLLCRCERKDSVVPSEAGISGQNGMAQPAMAPSALQLPLWVCSDCRRTVEKEDRRTTLEQSLGSQDFLLHMPVSNGTLAQTAATADRFSTAAPTLPMLPAPDLAAPMPPDTVCSCETCNERREISAESERESQQLQNHWSEVRYLVRCIYRQTGTPLADDQDQPLERDKEGMKELVDRLCVKDPYQLYQRLEQQAREYVLEMKVRLLKRLSGGSKPAGPPGGAVAAAQGPPQAHQFVSLLLEEYNALCQAARTISSFLLTLENEHLQKFQVTWELHNKHLFENLVFSEPILQNCLPALIAQLKHGTASHDSYNEDMYRTLLERYQELQQELASVAAEWQECEKRIDDYVDEQLLFKVEGQSLTNQKTEPHKSLISKNTLKTKQRMLKEDWEFFKQRRFIEEQHPNSKKPSTGENNFTDTMRMLSSRLSVPDCPNCNYRRRCTCDDCSLSHILTCGIMDSSIAEDLHIKLPLQGEPHRDYLSEVHPPSLSSGSSASGSNSSSPITVQQHPRLILPDGDVSTFISDDDEVPPVSSKFRNIYPMNSYEDSSVVSAAVNGLHRNINGDDVNAALKPGSPQITSSSSSSEGDEEEANIQAGGEPPGKQEVLSLGKTASPPPSYSHQQVEQVQHACECHVCNQDPNPSALGPAACLPPSRIHAVPPPTVGHQFFPDSKAPPAHPALHLYPHIHGHLPLQNFSRPLLHPTLYPPSPPLTHNKPLPPNPTSNHSAAKQPAFSTSLPDHVYQNCFGGTGGAGDWNTSLQCLSLKFENLWDAAVMKSWNPSVLLPECLPGEMLGPPLPDVTLPPTSIGLQGEHPPLPTPLPTSSSSSLSSSLSSSSSSSCSSSEAKEPKKTGAKKKCLYNFQDAFMETNRVVMATSAATSSVSCTATTVQSSNNPPIHLASKRPNTIDDVFHSLGKDDHRQPMSAAPRNNSMGLSSLPSLSGPTLPPAPTSHLPAMERMERPSFPKMAAPAPDFVDSHQGLCLPPAEPPVPSMDGPVSAPTSVCSDPDCEGHRCEGSGLYEHQPYDGEESPDEDSCSEHSSSTSTSTNQKEGKYCDCCYCEFFGHGGPPAAPTSRNYAEMREKLRLRLTKRKEVQPKREEQQPVIERDGGVEDHRRVEDLLQFINSADNKPASSTKAAKRARHKQKKMEEKARLEAEAREREEQQLLEEQRRRQEEEEAALQKELLRLQELQQHRAAKKKKKEKAKENTAPPPNNPQPLKQTAQNVLDNLQNGNSQLLQNLLRFPEQKEARLEPVPQPSFRCPVEKIHTHESTVRLFNGTSSTLGYKSKAKQSGKVLPCNSVSMRVPELPKSSDKVTKTNGTAPPTTADIKATRVRPAEITAPTPTTEPRREERSNSRCVNGKRQQPEQPLTQIKDARTSPPMSNPSPSPPPASHFEPQQNGKPPTAESPQPKGKSKKSKKKKGDKMNTSIDDVFLPKDIDLDSTEMDETEREVEYFKRFCLDSARQTRQRLSINWSNFSLKKATFAAH
- the fam193a gene encoding protein FAM193A isoform X2 — its product is MSPTDAKRGAKRRKNKRGGGSSCSAVCNSSSGKAGAPPALGCAGTATPASVVSFLTSGSTGNGNIGSSAGMNGEVKVNSSVTPQFAEGPVNAEFSGVLQTPFTFGLNQRAPYTAGDRCLLCRCERKDSVVPSEAGISGQNGMAQPAMAPSALQLPLWVCSDCRRTVEKEDRRTTLEQSLGSQDFLLHMPVSNGTLAQTAATADRFSTAAPTLPMLPAPDLAAPMPPDTVCSCETCNERREISAESERESQQLQNHWSEVRYLVRCIYRQTGTPLADDQDQPLERDKEGMKELVDRLCVKDPYQLYQRLEQQAREYVLEMKVRLLKRLSGGSKPAGPPGGAVAAAQGPPQAHQFVSLLLEEYNALCQAARTISSFLLTLENEHLQKFQVTWELHNKHLFENLVFSEPILQNCLPALIAQLKHGTASHDSYNEDMYRTLLERYQELQQELASVAAEWQECEKRIDDYVDEQLLFKVEGQSLTNQKTEPHKSLISKNTLKTKQRMLKEDWEFFKQRRFIEEQHPNSKKPSTGENNFTDTMRMLSSRLSVPDCPNCNYRRRCTCDDCSLSHILTCGIMDSSIAEDLHIKLPLQGEPHRDYLSEVHPPSLSSGSSASGSNSSSPITVQQHPRLILPDGDVSTFISDDDEVPPVSSKFRNIYPMNSYEDSSVVSAAVNGLHRNINGDDVNAALKPGSPQITSSSSSSEGDEEEANIQAGGEPPGKQEVLSLGKTASPPPSYSHQQVEQVQHACECHVCNQDPNPSALGPAACLPPSRIHAVPPPTVGHQFFPDSKAPPAHPALHLYPHIHGHLPLQNFSRPLLHPTLYPPSPPLTHNKPLPPNPTSNHSAAKQPAFSTSLPDHVYQNCFGGTGGAGDWNTSLQCLSLKFENLWDAAVMKSWNPSVLLPECLPGEMLGPPLPDVTLPPTSIGLQGEHPPLPTPLPTSSSSSLSSSLSSSSSSSCSSSEAKEPKKTGAKKKCLYNFQDAFMETNRVVMATSAATSSVSCTATTVQSNDVFHSLGKDDHRQPMSAAPRNNSMGLSSLPSLSGPTLPPAPTSHLPAMERMERPSFPKMAAPAPDFVDSHQGLCLPPAEPPVPSMDGPVSAPTSVCSDPDCEGHRCEGSGLYEHQPYDGEESPDEDSCSEHSSSTSTSTNQKEGKYCDCCYCEFFGHGGPPAAPTSRNYAEMREKLRLRLTKRKEVQPKREEQQPVIERDGGVEDHRRVEDLLQFINSADNKPASSTKAAKRARHKQKKMEEKARLEAEAREREEQQLLEEQRRRQEEEEAALQKELLRLQELQQHRAAKKKKKEKAKENTAPPPNNPQPLKQTAQNVLDNLQNGNSQLLQNLLRFPEQKEARLEPVPQPSFRCPVEKIHTHESTVRLFNGTSSTLGYKSKAKQSGKVLPCNSVSMRVPELPKSSDKVTKTNGTAPPTTADIKATRVRPAEITAPTPTTEPRREERSNSRCVNGKRQQPEQPLTQIKDARTSPPMSNPSPSPPPASHFEPQQNGKPPTAESPQPKGKSKKSKKKKGDKMNTSIDDVFLPKDIDLDSTEMDETEREVEYFKRFCLDSARQTRQRLSINWSNFSLKKATFAAH